The stretch of DNA TTGGTACATTGGGTGCGGCTTTGACATTGGCTGAATCCGAACAAAAAGTGAAAGTCATCTCGGCTCCAAGAGTCATGACGATGACAAACGAAACTGCGGTGATCAATCAAACCACTGAGGTTCCGTTAAGACAGGTGACTCAAAATGCGAATACCACGGTGGAAACTATTACTTTTAAACCATTGGTATTAAAATTAGAAGTGACCCCTCAGGTCACGGCCGATGGTTCGGTTATTATGAAGGTGAACGTCAATCGTCAGTTCCGCGGAGCTGATGTGGGCACAGCCGGCGCTTTTTCGGTCAACAGTCGCGAGGCTAATACGCGAGTGTTAGTTAAAAATGGGCAAACCGCTGTTATCGGTGGAATTTTCCAAAGCGATGCGACCGAGGGAGAAGCTGGCATTCCATGGTTAAGAGAGATTCCGGTTTTTGGAAATCTGTTTAAATCTCGCGGTACAACCCGTGAAAAATCAGAGCTATTGGTGTTCGTCACTCCAAGAATCATGGGACAAGTGGATGGCAATGCACCCACAGAAGAATTGTAATGGGAGGCGGTATGAAAAAACTTATTTTAATGTCAAGTTTGATGACCGCAGCTTTGCTCTTAGGGTCTTGCGGTCAACAAGAAGAAGTGAACACAGAGTTTTCAGTCACCACGTCGCCTTTGCCTTTGATTCCGGCAAAGGCAATTAGCTGCTACAGTAAATTGATTACCGGCATTGGTCAGACACCCACTCAAGATGTAGAGGCCGATTATTTCCGTATTCCGACGTTCAAATTCTGGCGGGCTAATAACTCGAACGATTTAGTGATTTCTCTTATCCGTATAACCTACAATCTTCCGGGGTCAACACCGGGAGAGTCCGCGCAGGCTTCAAAATGTGAGATTTCTGGGGACTCTCTTCGAGCGCTTAACACGACCTGGTGGAAAAATTATACCGAAGCCATCGTGCCCGGCGGCTCGGGAAGCCCAGACAGCCCTTTCCAAACCGATTGCGCGGCTTATTGTGGTGGGGTGAAGGCTTCGGGTCAGTTTACCACCACCGGAACGGTTGAAATTTTTGGTTTAGAGCGAGCCCCCAATGGCGATGAGACGCCCGTAAAATTACAAGGATACGTCACCATCCAAGCTTTTTAATGATTTATTCAAATCCATGGTTTATGTGTAAGCCATGGATTTGTTCTCTTCTTCTCAAGCCGCCGTCAGTTCTTCGCCGTTATCTGAGGTTCTTCGTCCCAAGAATCTGGATGAGATTTTTGGCCAAGAGAAAACTTTAGGCACACAATCCAAGCTAGGTCAGATGTTGCGAAAAGGCTATTTGCCAAGCCTTATCATCTGGGGCCCTCCGGGAACGGGGAAAACCACTTTCGCTTTGGCTTTATCCCAGCACTTCAATGCTCATTTTGTAAATATCAACGCGGTGGATTCGGGCGCAAAGACTTTGCGAGAAATTGGCGAAGCGGGGCGAGAGCGCCGCCTGCAGTACCAACAAAAAACCGTGCTTTTTGTCGATGAAATCCATCGTTTTAATAAGGCCCAACAAGACGTGCTTTTACCCTTTGTAGAAAAAGGGGATGTCGTTCTTATTGGGGCTACGACGGAAAACCCTAGTTATGAACTGAATCGCGCCCTTTTAAGTCGTTGTCGCGTGGTTATTTTTGAACGCCTTTCCGAACACGATTTAAACAAAATCATCGCCCGCGCAGAGGCTCACTATAAGAAGTCTGTGACAGAGATGTTAACTGCCGAAGCCATTCAGAATCTGATTGAGTTTTCTGACGGAGATGCTCGTCGCCTGATCAATAGTTTAGAAATCATTTACAATTACATGCGCGATGAAAGCCCCGAGCTGCGCTTGGATGTGAATGAAATGCGCGAGCTTTTACAGCAAAATCCTATCGGCTATGACAAGAATTCCGAAATGCACTATG from Bdellovibrio bacteriovorus encodes:
- a CDS encoding replication-associated recombination protein A → MDLFSSSQAAVSSSPLSEVLRPKNLDEIFGQEKTLGTQSKLGQMLRKGYLPSLIIWGPPGTGKTTFALALSQHFNAHFVNINAVDSGAKTLREIGEAGRERRLQYQQKTVLFVDEIHRFNKAQQDVLLPFVEKGDVVLIGATTENPSYELNRALLSRCRVVIFERLSEHDLNKIIARAEAHYKKSVTEMLTAEAIQNLIEFSDGDARRLINSLEIIYNYMRDESPELRLDVNEMRELLQQNPIGYDKNSEMHYDLISAFIKSVRGSDPDAAVYYLARMLDGGEDPIFIARRLIILASEDIGNADPRGISVAVSGLQAVEAIGLPEGAITLAQVTTYLASCPKSNASYMSLNKAKALVEETRTLPVPLHLRSAKTALAKDLGYGRDYKYPHDYPTGWTAQNYLPEEIKDSVFYEPTQRGFEKNIRDYLNWMKGQK